One stretch of Thalassovita sp. DNA includes these proteins:
- a CDS encoding sn-glycerol-3-phosphate ABC transporter ATP-binding protein UgpC, which produces MGFLDIDNTTKSYGAVEVLHKVDISVQEGDFLVLVGPSGCGKSTLLNMIAGLEEITSGEIRIKDQVMNGVHPSKRNIAMVFQSYALYPNMTVGQNITFGLEMHGMPKPEREKAMKEVASLLQIEQLLDRKPGALSGGQRQRVAMGRALVRNPDVFLFDEPLSNLDAKLRVDMRTEIKKLHQKLGTTIVYVTHDQIEAMTLSTRIAVMYRGFVQQLGTPQEIYDSPANIFVATFMGSPAMNVVPAKVAVLDGTPVAVVALHDGTSTTLPFSQNNLTAWDGRDIMLGIRPETITDEDAADRKSINIAPMTNRITVTEPAGSDTFVTMTMGGKDVIARMRSDAGVRPGADFKFSVNMEKAVAFDPETELRIAP; this is translated from the coding sequence ATGGGTTTCCTCGATATTGACAACACAACAAAATCGTACGGAGCTGTGGAGGTTCTGCACAAGGTGGACATTTCAGTGCAAGAGGGGGATTTCCTTGTCCTCGTCGGGCCATCGGGCTGCGGCAAGTCCACTTTGCTCAACATGATCGCAGGGCTTGAAGAAATCACCAGCGGTGAGATCCGCATCAAGGATCAGGTCATGAACGGGGTCCACCCGTCCAAGCGCAACATCGCGATGGTATTCCAAAGTTACGCGCTCTACCCCAACATGACCGTTGGGCAAAACATCACCTTTGGCCTCGAAATGCACGGCATGCCGAAGCCTGAGCGTGAAAAGGCGATGAAAGAAGTAGCCAGCCTGTTGCAGATTGAGCAATTGCTTGACCGAAAGCCTGGTGCGCTTTCCGGTGGTCAACGCCAGCGGGTCGCTATGGGCCGTGCGCTGGTGCGCAACCCGGATGTGTTCCTGTTTGATGAACCACTCTCCAATCTGGATGCCAAACTGCGCGTTGACATGCGAACCGAAATCAAGAAACTGCACCAGAAATTGGGCACCACTATTGTTTACGTCACCCACGACCAGATCGAAGCGATGACGCTCTCAACCCGTATCGCGGTTATGTATCGCGGGTTTGTCCAGCAGCTGGGTACGCCACAGGAAATCTACGACAGCCCCGCCAACATCTTCGTGGCGACTTTCATGGGATCGCCTGCGATGAATGTGGTGCCTGCAAAGGTCGCGGTGCTAGACGGCACACCGGTTGCGGTGGTCGCATTGCACGACGGGACAAGCACCACATTGCCCTTCAGTCAGAACAATCTGACCGCATGGGACGGGCGTGACATTATGCTGGGCATTCGTCCCGAGACGATCACGGACGAGGACGCTGCAGATCGCAAATCGATCAACATTGCGCCGATGACAAACCGGATCACTGTAACCGAACCGGCAGGCTCCGACACCTTTGTGACGATGACCATGGGCGGCAAGGATGTGATCGCGCGGATGCGCTCCGACGCGGGTGTGCGCCCTGGTGCTGATTTCAAGTTCTCGGTGAACATGGAAAAGGCCGTGGCCTTTGATCCTGAAACCGAACTGCGCATCGCACCCTGA
- a CDS encoding ABC transporter substrate-binding protein, producing the protein MKRIANIAAITLCFSSAQAVAETSVEVMHFWTSGGEAAALGVIRDKVVEAGIEWQDAPVAGGGGDQAKTALQTRIAAGDPPAAMLMLGQNIIDWANEGILGDVNALAETEGWDDVLPQAVQDFNKINGAYVAAPTNVHRTDMIWASRAAFDTIGADFPTTWDEFNALAPRFVEAGIVPIAHGGQAWQEAYMFEALVLGVGGADFYRAALVDLDPEALRSETMQSVFAQMAGIRGMVDEDFSGRDWNLASAMVINGEAAMQIMGDWAKGEFTNAGQVAGEDFACIPVPKTDAGGFVYLVNSLSFFAQPDAEAADAQATLASAIMDPEVQVAFNQAKGAIPARTDVDFSALDACAQASAADFSASDTAGTAVPTFAGTHAAQASVVGAATDVITEFFNTDMTPEDAAEQLAEAVELAL; encoded by the coding sequence ATGAAAAGAATTGCCAACATAGCTGCAATCACGCTTTGTTTTTCGTCGGCACAGGCCGTCGCGGAAACCAGCGTCGAAGTCATGCATTTCTGGACATCCGGGGGCGAAGCTGCGGCCCTAGGCGTGATTAGAGACAAAGTCGTTGAGGCCGGTATTGAGTGGCAGGACGCCCCCGTCGCGGGTGGCGGTGGCGACCAAGCCAAAACCGCACTGCAGACACGGATCGCGGCGGGCGACCCACCCGCGGCCATGTTGATGCTCGGTCAGAACATCATCGATTGGGCCAATGAAGGCATTCTCGGTGACGTCAATGCTCTGGCTGAAACCGAAGGGTGGGATGATGTCCTTCCTCAAGCCGTGCAGGATTTCAACAAGATCAATGGTGCCTATGTGGCGGCCCCAACGAACGTGCATCGTACCGACATGATCTGGGCATCCCGTGCTGCCTTTGATACGATTGGCGCGGACTTCCCAACGACGTGGGATGAGTTCAACGCATTGGCACCCCGTTTCGTGGAGGCTGGCATCGTACCGATCGCCCATGGCGGGCAGGCGTGGCAAGAGGCCTACATGTTCGAGGCCCTCGTTCTTGGCGTTGGTGGTGCTGACTTTTACCGTGCGGCGTTGGTCGACCTTGACCCTGAGGCGCTTCGGTCTGAAACGATGCAATCTGTCTTTGCGCAGATGGCTGGCATCCGAGGCATGGTCGATGAGGACTTTTCTGGCCGCGACTGGAACCTCGCGTCGGCCATGGTCATCAACGGCGAGGCCGCGATGCAAATCATGGGTGATTGGGCCAAAGGTGAGTTCACCAACGCCGGTCAAGTCGCAGGCGAGGACTTTGCTTGCATTCCTGTTCCTAAAACGGATGCTGGCGGCTTTGTGTACCTCGTGAACTCGCTGAGCTTCTTCGCCCAACCGGATGCAGAGGCGGCAGATGCGCAGGCGACCTTGGCAAGTGCAATCATGGATCCTGAAGTTCAGGTTGCCTTCAATCAAGCGAAAGGCGCGATCCCAGCGCGGACTGATGTGGATTTCTCAGCGCTTGATGCCTGTGCGCAAGCCTCGGCTGCAGACTTTTCGGCAAGTGACACCGCCGGAACAGCTGTTCCAACTTTCGCAGGCACCCACGCGGCGCAAGCCAGTGTTGTGGGGGCTGCGACGGACGTCATTACTGAATTTTTTAACACCGACATGACGCCGGAAGACGCGGCAGAGCAACTTGCAGAAGCGGTTGAGCTGGCCCTGTAA
- a CDS encoding carbohydrate ABC transporter permease, with protein MSIASQDTAIRTGRVTRTLIYLVLLLFALFYMLPLYVMVINSVKPLDEITGGGMMNLPQVFTLEPWAKAWSSAQIGVDPTGLRPYFWNSISMVVPAVVISTVLGALNGYVLTKWRFRGDTILFGLMLFACFIPFQIVLIPMARMLGLMGLAGTTWGLALVHIVYGIGFTTLYFRNYYAVFPTELVRAAQIDGAGFFQIFWRILLPSSGPIAVVSIIWQFTNIWNDFLFGASFAGADSQPMTVALNNLVQSSTGVKEYNVHFAGAILAALPTLVVYIVAGRYFVRGLMAGSVKG; from the coding sequence ATGAGTATCGCAAGCCAAGACACCGCCATTCGCACAGGCCGGGTGACGCGGACGCTGATCTACCTCGTCCTGTTGCTTTTCGCGCTGTTCTACATGCTGCCGCTCTATGTGATGGTCATCAACTCGGTGAAACCGCTGGATGAAATCACCGGTGGGGGCATGATGAACCTGCCGCAGGTCTTTACGCTAGAACCGTGGGCCAAGGCGTGGTCTTCCGCCCAGATCGGGGTCGATCCGACGGGGTTGCGGCCTTACTTTTGGAACTCGATCTCGATGGTTGTGCCAGCGGTCGTAATCTCTACCGTGTTGGGTGCGCTCAACGGTTACGTCCTGACCAAATGGCGGTTCCGTGGAGACACGATCTTGTTCGGTCTGATGCTGTTTGCCTGCTTCATTCCGTTTCAAATCGTGCTGATCCCCATGGCCCGGATGCTTGGGCTTATGGGGCTTGCGGGCACGACATGGGGTCTTGCCCTGGTACACATCGTCTATGGCATCGGATTCACGACGCTCTACTTCCGCAACTACTATGCGGTCTTTCCGACCGAGTTGGTCCGCGCGGCACAGATTGACGGTGCAGGGTTCTTCCAGATCTTCTGGCGTATCCTGCTGCCCTCATCCGGTCCCATCGCCGTTGTCTCGATAATCTGGCAGTTCACCAACATCTGGAATGATTTCCTGTTTGGGGCGTCCTTTGCGGGGGCGGATAGCCAGCCGATGACCGTTGCGTTGAACAACCTTGTTCAGTCGTCCACCGGGGTCAAAGAATACAATGTCCACTTTGCGGGCGCGATCCTCGCGGCCCTCCCAACCCTTGTCGTTTACATCGTTGCAGGCCGCTACTTTGTGCGCGGTCTGATGGCCGGATCGGTGAAAGGATAA
- a CDS encoding sugar ABC transporter permease, translating into MAQTADADFKTRLQSWLPKLVLSPSLAMVLVFVYGFIIFSVYLSFTDSRLLPSYGWAGWENYSKLWRLSHWEISLTNMGTFAVLYISICTVLGLSLAIFLDQKVRAEGVIRTIYLYPMALSFIVTGTAWKWFLDPGIGLENVLQTWGWTSFEFDWIKNRDFAIYTVVLAAVWQTSGFVMAMFLAGLRGIDNEILKAAQMDGASNWNLYRRIIIPQLRPAFLSAFVILSHLAIKTFDLVIALTGGGPGRATELPATFMYSYTFSRNQMGIGAASATIMLMTIAAIMIPYLYVELREKK; encoded by the coding sequence ATGGCACAGACAGCCGACGCGGATTTCAAGACGCGACTACAATCCTGGTTGCCAAAATTGGTGTTGTCACCATCGCTGGCCATGGTGCTGGTCTTTGTCTATGGCTTCATCATCTTTTCGGTGTATCTGTCGTTTACCGATAGCCGTTTGCTGCCGTCATACGGCTGGGCCGGGTGGGAGAATTACTCCAAACTCTGGCGTCTTAGCCATTGGGAAATCTCCCTTACTAACATGGGCACCTTTGCTGTGCTCTACATCAGCATCTGCACGGTACTTGGCCTCAGCCTTGCGATCTTTTTGGATCAGAAAGTTCGGGCCGAGGGGGTGATCCGGACGATCTACCTTTACCCCATGGCGCTGTCATTCATCGTCACAGGCACCGCGTGGAAATGGTTCCTCGACCCTGGCATTGGCCTTGAGAACGTGCTGCAAACCTGGGGTTGGACCAGTTTTGAATTCGATTGGATCAAGAACCGCGATTTTGCAATCTACACCGTTGTCCTTGCCGCCGTCTGGCAGACAAGCGGGTTCGTCATGGCGATGTTTCTGGCAGGCCTACGCGGGATCGACAACGAGATACTGAAGGCCGCCCAGATGGATGGCGCGTCGAACTGGAACCTCTACCGTCGGATCATCATTCCGCAGCTGCGGCCTGCGTTCCTATCCGCCTTCGTGATCCTGAGCCACCTCGCGATCAAGACGTTTGACTTGGTCATCGCGCTGACCGGCGGTGGCCCCGGCCGTGCCACCGAACTGCCCGCGACGTTCATGTATTCCTACACGTTCAGCCGGAATCAAATGGGCATTGGTGCCGCATCTGCCACGATCATGCTCATGACCATCGCAGCAATCATGATCCCCTACCTTTACGTCGAACTGCGGGAGAAGAAGTAA
- a CDS encoding ABC transporter substrate-binding protein — protein MRLYLKTTVIALALTAATGAVKADGHGGVEVLHWWTSGGEAAALNVLKGDLEGQGIGWTDMPVAGGGGEQAMTVLRARVTAGNPPTAVQGLGFDIIDWANQGALANLNDVAAAEGWDDVVPAALQQFAKVGGEWVSAPVNVHSTNWVWANKAVLDANGIAVPETWEDFAAALDTLAAAGVTPIAHGGQPWQEATVFDAVAMSALGPDGYQAAFIDLDPEALGSDAMKEAFDRMAVIRANVDENFSGRDWNLATAMVINGEAGFQMMGDWAKGEFLNAGKVPGEDFLCFRFPGTQEQVTFNADQFMMFDQGGAVSDEQAALASAILSPSFQSAFNVVKGSVPARTDVSDADFDACGQQGMADLAAASESGNLFGSMAHGHANEAAVKNAMYDVITAHFNGEYISETAVDELITAVELAQ, from the coding sequence ATGCGTTTATACTTGAAAACGACTGTAATTGCACTTGCGCTGACAGCGGCCACTGGTGCCGTCAAAGCTGATGGACACGGTGGTGTGGAAGTTCTGCACTGGTGGACATCTGGCGGTGAAGCAGCAGCGCTTAACGTGCTCAAAGGCGATCTTGAAGGCCAAGGCATTGGCTGGACCGACATGCCTGTCGCGGGCGGCGGCGGTGAGCAGGCTATGACCGTTCTGCGCGCCCGTGTGACCGCAGGTAATCCGCCGACAGCCGTTCAGGGCCTGGGCTTTGACATCATCGACTGGGCCAATCAGGGCGCTTTGGCCAACCTCAACGATGTTGCCGCCGCAGAAGGCTGGGATGACGTTGTGCCCGCCGCCCTGCAGCAGTTTGCTAAAGTGGGTGGGGAATGGGTCTCCGCACCGGTGAATGTGCATTCCACTAACTGGGTCTGGGCGAACAAAGCTGTTCTGGACGCCAACGGCATCGCAGTTCCTGAGACATGGGAAGACTTCGCCGCGGCCCTCGACACGCTGGCGGCTGCCGGTGTGACACCCATCGCCCATGGCGGTCAACCCTGGCAGGAGGCCACCGTATTTGACGCCGTTGCTATGTCGGCACTCGGTCCCGATGGCTATCAAGCAGCCTTTATTGATCTCGACCCTGAGGCACTTGGCTCTGACGCAATGAAAGAAGCGTTTGACCGTATGGCCGTCATCCGTGCCAACGTCGACGAGAACTTCTCTGGTCGTGACTGGAACCTTGCGACAGCTATGGTCATCAACGGCGAAGCGGGCTTCCAGATGATGGGTGATTGGGCCAAGGGTGAGTTCCTGAACGCGGGCAAGGTGCCGGGCGAGGATTTCCTCTGCTTCCGCTTCCCAGGCACGCAGGAACAGGTCACGTTCAACGCTGACCAATTCATGATGTTCGATCAGGGCGGCGCAGTGTCCGACGAGCAAGCAGCCTTGGCATCGGCCATCCTATCTCCCTCCTTCCAGTCCGCCTTTAACGTGGTCAAGGGGTCGGTTCCAGCACGCACTGATGTGTCCGATGCCGACTTTGACGCTTGCGGGCAGCAAGGCATGGCGGACCTCGCCGCCGCCTCCGAAAGCGGCAACCTCTTTGGCTCCATGGCCCACGGCCACGCCAATGAAGCGGCTGTGAAGAACGCCATGTACGACGTGATCACCGCCCACTTCAATGGTGAGTACATCAGCGAAACCGCTGTGGATGAGCTGATCACAGCCGTTGAACTTGCCCAGTAA
- a CDS encoding aldehyde dehydrogenase family protein, translating into MKDLTINTATAYDLPPPFSGRHMIDGAWVESAETFERASPSHDVVVSRNALAGEAETEAAIAAARRTFDAGVWSRISAKERAAVLLKVADLIEANVERIAVQETLESGKPISQSRGEVGGAADLWRYAASLARTSHGDSHNSLGEDILGVVVKEPIGVVSIITPWNFPFWILSQKLPFALAAGCTVVVKPSEMTPSSTVMMGELLIEAGLPAGVCNIVLGYGQPVGSLMSTHQDVDMVTFTGSTAVGKLITQASSSTLKKVALELGGKNPQVIMPDADLENAADAVTFGVYFNVGQCCNSSSRIIVHEDIAEAFVARVVDMSRQVKFGDPLDDSTQVGAIVTAEHNTKIDSHVQDAVKAGAKVEIGGGPLVVDGLGSQFYQPTVVSNVTPNMAIVREEVFGPVLTVLTFKTLEEAIALANDSDYGLSAGIWSNDIHTCLEFSRGAHAGTVWTNTWMDGYPELAFGGVKQSGQGREIGKYGYDEFLEVKSLVMRVGRDSRPPWVQSGA; encoded by the coding sequence ATGAAGGATCTGACCATCAACACGGCGACCGCCTATGATCTTCCGCCGCCCTTTTCCGGTCGGCATATGATTGACGGCGCTTGGGTCGAAAGCGCTGAAACGTTTGAACGTGCGTCGCCCTCACATGACGTGGTTGTCAGCCGGAATGCCCTCGCTGGTGAGGCCGAGACTGAGGCAGCGATCGCTGCCGCCCGTCGTACATTTGACGCAGGTGTCTGGAGCCGCATTTCCGCTAAAGAACGGGCTGCTGTGCTGCTGAAGGTCGCTGATCTGATCGAGGCCAATGTTGAACGCATCGCCGTTCAGGAAACACTGGAAAGCGGCAAGCCCATCAGCCAGTCCCGCGGCGAAGTTGGTGGTGCGGCCGACCTTTGGCGCTATGCGGCATCTCTAGCGCGGACGTCACATGGGGATAGCCACAACAGCCTGGGCGAAGACATTCTGGGCGTCGTCGTCAAAGAGCCCATCGGCGTTGTTTCGATCATCACGCCGTGGAATTTCCCCTTCTGGATCCTGAGCCAGAAACTACCATTTGCCCTTGCTGCGGGTTGCACGGTGGTCGTCAAACCGTCCGAGATGACGCCGTCATCGACGGTTATGATGGGGGAACTGCTGATTGAGGCGGGTTTGCCAGCGGGCGTCTGCAACATCGTGCTGGGATATGGCCAACCGGTGGGCAGCCTGATGTCGACCCACCAGGACGTGGACATGGTGACTTTCACCGGCTCCACGGCGGTGGGCAAGCTGATCACGCAGGCCTCTTCGAGCACGTTGAAAAAAGTCGCATTGGAACTCGGTGGCAAGAACCCACAGGTTATCATGCCCGACGCGGATTTGGAGAACGCCGCCGACGCGGTCACCTTCGGTGTCTACTTCAATGTCGGTCAGTGCTGTAACTCCTCTAGCCGCATCATCGTGCACGAAGATATCGCGGAGGCCTTTGTAGCCCGCGTGGTCGACATGTCGCGGCAGGTCAAGTTCGGCGATCCGCTCGATGACAGCACGCAAGTGGGCGCGATCGTCACGGCAGAACACAACACCAAGATCGACAGCCACGTCCAAGACGCCGTCAAGGCGGGCGCCAAGGTCGAAATCGGCGGTGGGCCACTGGTCGTTGATGGGCTTGGATCACAATTCTATCAGCCAACCGTCGTGTCAAACGTGACCCCAAACATGGCCATCGTCCGGGAAGAGGTCTTTGGTCCAGTCCTGACCGTCCTGACGTTCAAGACGCTGGAGGAGGCCATCGCCCTGGCCAACGACAGCGACTACGGCCTGTCAGCGGGGATATGGAGCAACGACATCCACACCTGCCTTGAATTTTCCCGCGGCGCCCATGCGGGCACGGTTTGGACCAACACCTGGATGGATGGCTACCCGGAACTCGCCTTTGGTGGGGTCAAGCAATCCGGCCAAGGCCGCGAAATCGGCAAATATGGATATGACGAATTCCTTGAGGTGAAATCCCTGGTGATGCGCGTTGGGCGCGACAGCCGGCCACCTTGGGTTCAAAGCGGCGCCTAA
- a CDS encoding enoyl-CoA hydratase/isomerase family protein has translation MSKITLSYDGAIAVLTVSNESKLNALTTTMLDALYRHLSEIDRSTDTRAVIVTGAGEKAFCCGADIAEWGGLAPAEFARGWVRDGHRIFDRLARLSKPTIGALNGHAFGGGLELAAACDIRVMTPRATLALPEAKVGIVPGWSGTQRLMRLIPEPVAKEMALFGRRISAGRARDVGFVAEITDNVLGAAHQIAADLADVSPRANEITKTMIHGAVGEDRGAAIEALGAAAAGASADRDEGVDAFLNKRSTKFTGQ, from the coding sequence GTGAGCAAGATTACCTTGTCATATGATGGCGCAATAGCTGTGCTGACCGTGTCGAACGAGTCAAAGTTGAACGCTTTGACGACGACGATGCTGGACGCGCTTTATAGGCACCTGTCCGAGATAGACCGCAGCACCGACACGCGTGCGGTGATCGTGACTGGCGCGGGTGAAAAGGCGTTTTGCTGCGGAGCGGATATCGCTGAGTGGGGGGGGCTAGCGCCCGCCGAATTTGCCCGTGGGTGGGTTCGCGATGGACACCGAATTTTTGACCGGTTGGCGCGCCTTTCAAAGCCCACGATTGGCGCTTTGAACGGTCACGCCTTTGGCGGTGGTTTGGAGCTGGCCGCGGCCTGTGACATTCGAGTGATGACGCCCCGCGCCACATTGGCCTTGCCAGAGGCAAAGGTTGGGATTGTGCCCGGTTGGTCCGGCACCCAGCGCCTGATGCGCTTGATACCAGAGCCAGTAGCCAAGGAGATGGCGCTCTTTGGTCGCCGCATCAGTGCAGGGCGTGCCCGAGACGTGGGATTTGTAGCCGAGATCACTGACAACGTACTGGGGGCAGCCCATCAAATCGCCGCCGATCTGGCCGATGTCTCCCCCCGTGCAAACGAGATCACTAAGACCATGATCCACGGCGCGGTCGGCGAAGACCGGGGTGCCGCGATTGAGGCCCTTGGGGCTGCAGCAGCGGGTGCCAGCGCGGATCGAGACGAAGGCGTTGATGCCTTCCTGAATAAACGTTCCACCAAATTTACAGGGCAATAG
- a CDS encoding acyl CoA:acetate/3-ketoacid CoA transferase codes for MTKVVRVADAVSRIEDGAIVTVSSSSTLGCPDAVLAAIGARFDATGHPHKITSLHPIAAGDVYGVKGMDYIAKDGLLDRVLAGSYPSGPSSVEMPEIWKMIVEDRVAAYNVPSGILFDMHREAAAKRPGVLTEVGLDTFVDPIRQGCAMNDKGAAAPIVERVEFGGKAWLHFPNIAPDVAIIRATTADERGNLTYEHEGAYLGGLEQAIAARTNGGIVIAQVKRVTANGSLRPHDVRVPGHLVDFVVVDPDQMQTTETPHDPAISGEIMRPWSSFTLAEHGIEKVIARRAAMELQRGMTANLGFGISAMVPRVLLEEGHPDAVTWAIEQGAVGGIPLTGFAFGCASNADAYVPSPQQFIYFQGGGFDMSFLSFLEVDVEGNVNVSKLGKKPYLTAGCGGFVDITAKAKSIVFSGWFEAGAKVGLSDDGINIEAPGKFAKMVDEVEHITFSGRRAREQGQNVIYVTERCVISLQGNGLVATEIMPGIDPQEHIIGPSRGRVQVAENAQVMPKTLLLDAPMGLVL; via the coding sequence ATGACCAAAGTTGTACGAGTTGCGGATGCGGTGTCCCGAATTGAGGATGGTGCCATTGTGACGGTGTCATCGTCGTCCACCTTGGGTTGTCCCGACGCGGTTCTGGCGGCGATTGGCGCCCGGTTCGACGCGACAGGTCACCCGCACAAGATCACATCGCTCCACCCGATTGCTGCAGGCGATGTCTATGGTGTGAAGGGTATGGATTATATCGCCAAAGATGGCCTGCTGGACCGCGTTTTGGCCGGTTCCTACCCATCTGGCCCATCAAGTGTAGAAATGCCCGAGATTTGGAAAATGATCGTCGAGGACCGTGTGGCTGCTTACAATGTACCCTCGGGCATTCTGTTCGACATGCATCGCGAAGCTGCAGCCAAGCGCCCTGGCGTTTTGACCGAAGTTGGCTTGGATACCTTTGTGGATCCGATCCGTCAGGGCTGTGCGATGAACGACAAAGGAGCCGCTGCACCGATTGTCGAGCGTGTAGAGTTTGGCGGCAAGGCATGGCTACACTTTCCGAATATCGCGCCTGATGTTGCGATCATCCGGGCCACAACTGCCGACGAACGGGGCAACCTTACTTACGAACATGAAGGCGCCTATCTTGGTGGTCTTGAACAGGCGATTGCTGCACGCACCAACGGTGGCATCGTGATCGCGCAGGTCAAGCGGGTGACTGCCAACGGGTCACTGCGCCCCCATGACGTGCGCGTGCCTGGCCATTTGGTTGATTTCGTCGTCGTTGACCCGGATCAAATGCAAACCACCGAAACGCCCCATGATCCGGCTATTTCAGGCGAGATCATGCGTCCGTGGAGCAGCTTCACGCTCGCTGAACATGGCATTGAGAAGGTGATTGCTCGCCGTGCTGCGATGGAGTTGCAGCGCGGGATGACGGCCAATCTTGGGTTCGGCATAAGCGCTATGGTGCCGCGCGTCTTGCTGGAAGAAGGCCATCCGGACGCCGTCACATGGGCAATTGAGCAAGGTGCCGTGGGGGGGATTCCACTGACTGGCTTCGCCTTTGGCTGCGCCTCCAACGCGGATGCATATGTCCCGTCGCCCCAGCAGTTCATCTACTTTCAGGGTGGCGGTTTTGACATGTCATTCCTTTCTTTTCTTGAGGTCGATGTCGAAGGCAACGTAAACGTCTCCAAGCTGGGCAAAAAACCTTATCTGACCGCTGGCTGTGGTGGTTTCGTGGATATTACCGCGAAGGCCAAAAGCATCGTCTTCTCAGGCTGGTTCGAAGCTGGTGCAAAGGTTGGGCTGAGCGATGATGGCATCAACATTGAAGCCCCGGGCAAGTTCGCTAAAATGGTGGACGAGGTCGAACATATCACGTTCTCGGGTCGTCGCGCGCGGGAACAAGGGCAGAATGTAATCTATGTTACCGAACGGTGCGTGATCTCGTTGCAGGGCAATGGGTTGGTCGCTACCGAGATCATGCCGGGGATTGACCCGCAAGAGCATATCATTGGCCCGTCCCGAGGCCGGGTGCAGGTCGCCGAGAACGCGCAAGTTATGCCGAAAACGCTGCTCTTGGATGCGCCGATGGGGCTGGTGCTGTGA
- a CDS encoding hexameric tyrosine-coordinated heme protein: MKRSRFAVKKSQPNAEVRERLRPIYEFNPTALIDISAIFAANFHTVAAARNFWRE, translated from the coding sequence ATCAAACGGTCGCGTTTCGCCGTCAAAAAGAGCCAGCCTAATGCAGAAGTTCGAGAGCGTCTCCGACCGATTTACGAATTCAATCCGACGGCATTGATCGATATTTCGGCGATTTTCGCCGCAAACTTTCACACCGTCGCGGCCGCAAGAAATTTTTGGAGGGAGTAG
- a CDS encoding redoxin domain-containing protein — protein MPAPELQIQKWFNTNEDLTLAKLRGKVVVIEAFQILCPGCVMHGLPLVKKIQATFQQAKVALLGLHTVFQHHDAMTSVSLEAFLHEYRINFPVGVDQPGTGPTPKTMEAYRMHGTPSLILIDKSGELRANHFGDISELLLGAEIATLLGETHVQPNSDNSEGDVSSACDETDGTV, from the coding sequence ATGCCCGCACCAGAGTTGCAAATCCAGAAATGGTTCAACACAAATGAAGACCTGACCCTGGCGAAGTTGCGTGGCAAAGTCGTCGTGATTGAGGCATTTCAAATACTATGTCCAGGCTGCGTCATGCATGGCCTGCCGCTTGTGAAAAAGATCCAAGCCACATTCCAACAGGCCAAGGTGGCCCTTTTGGGTTTGCATACTGTTTTTCAACATCATGATGCGATGACCTCAGTTTCATTGGAGGCTTTCCTGCACGAATACCGCATCAATTTTCCGGTCGGGGTTGACCAACCGGGCACCGGGCCCACACCGAAAACGATGGAAGCCTATCGGATGCATGGAACGCCCAGCTTGATCCTGATCGACAAATCCGGAGAGTTGCGGGCCAATCATTTTGGAGACATTTCCGAATTACTCCTCGGAGCAGAAATTGCCACTTTGTTGGGTGAAACACACGTCCAACCAAACTCTGACAATTCCGAAGGCGACGTATCTTCTGCTTGCGATGAGACAGATGGTACTGTTTAA
- a CDS encoding DUF3088 family protein — translation MTETTHPTLYLLKTQFSDPDVGPGTFYCPDCNMIEGLLSAFHSLRQTLQIEYVDFSKPRGALPDLAGHENQSCPQLIFPNGDDDISRQWSVEGMGKTRRIDNTKHIAAYLSARYDLPSRHP, via the coding sequence ATGACTGAAACCACACATCCGACATTGTATCTTCTCAAAACACAATTCAGTGATCCCGATGTCGGACCAGGCACCTTCTATTGCCCCGATTGCAACATGATTGAAGGCCTGCTTTCGGCATTCCACTCCCTGCGTCAAACCCTGCAGATTGAATATGTTGACTTTTCAAAACCGCGTGGCGCCCTGCCTGATCTTGCAGGGCATGAAAATCAATCCTGCCCGCAGCTGATTTTCCCAAATGGTGACGATGACATTTCGCGCCAATGGTCCGTTGAGGGCATGGGCAAAACGCGCAGGATAGACAACACCAAACATATTGCAGCGTATCTTTCCGCACGGTATGATTTACCTTCGCGGCATCCATAA